The genomic DNA CAAAATTTCTTAAAAGGAGTGATACGATGACTAATCTTCTTGAAAGTGTAGTAGAAAAGGTAAAGGTATTGCCTGATTCTGAACAGGATGCTATTGCTACGCTTATGCTCGAAGAGCTTGAAGACGAGATACATTGAGAAAAAGTGTTTGCTCGCTCTCAGGATGCACTCGCCAAACTTGCCCAAGAAGCAATGGCAGAATATAGGGCGGGTAAAACCAAGGAACTTGATCTGGATACCTTGTATTGTGCCGTAGATCAGAAAACCAAAAATGAAGGCGATTATAAAAAACTACTGTCTCAACTTGGCTATCTGATCTAATTATAAGTTAGGCATAAAAGTAAAAAGGAACATACGCATAGATGATTCAGTTCAAATGGAATCCCGAAAAAGCAAAACAGAATTACAAAAAACACAGAGTTTATTTTGAAGAAGCTGCAACTGTGTTTTATGATCCCTTATCAGCTACTTTTGATGATCCAGATCACTCAATCAGCGAATTAAGGCTAATCATGGTAGGTTTTTCCTCTTAAGGACGTTTGCTTGTAGTTTCGCATACAGAGAGGGAGAAAAATATACGTATTATCAGCGCGCGTCCTGCAACCGCGCATGAAAGGAGACGACATGAAAACTAAAACAGAAAAAGCTCGGGATGAATTACGGCCAGAATACGATTTTGATTATTCAAAGACTGTCCGAGGGAAATATTACAGGCGGTTAATCGAAGAAGGGGCGAACGTAATCGTCCTTGACCCTGATTTAACCAAATCTTTCAGCGATTCAGTAGCGGTAAATGAAGCGTTGAGATCCCTACTTGACTTGACTAAATTGACACAACGCCTAACCAATCGTTAGACAAACCTTGTTTTATCGCTAATTTTTTGTTATCATAATTCAAAGTTGTAGTATGGAGGTGTCAAATGCATAATGAGTTTAATGCCATTGTTGAGAAGGATGGCGAATGGTTTATAGCGTATTGCCCTGAAATTTCTGGTGCCAATGGTCAGGGGCGAACAAAAGAGGAATGTCTTCAAAGCCTCTCTGATGCTATCCAGTTGATTTTGGAAGACCGCAGAGAGGATGTGCTTCGAGGGATTCCTGCAGATGCCACCCAAGAAATGGTTAGTGTTGGATGAAACGTGAAGCGTTATTGAAACACTTGCGTCGACATGGTTGTTACCTTAAAAGGGAAGGAAATTCTCATTCCTTTTGCGAAGCTAAGTTCATGATTAAAAGAGGAAGGTGATAAAAATGTTGACAAAAATATTAGTATTTAGTTGGTGTTTGTTGTGGATAGGATTGACAGTGAAATATGCGGAAGGAGGGAATATAAGAGATAGGATAAGAGAAAGAGTAAGGGAAAGGGTGAAAGAAAGGATAGTAAAGAAAGCTTCAAACACTCCTTCTTATCCTGTAATTGAGGGAGAATTCTCTTCCTACAATAAATCTCAATATGGAGCAGGCGATTACCGCAGATATATAGAAACGGATGGCAGAAGACGATTTTACGACCTGCACATTCCTGAGAAGTACAATAAGGAAAATGCTATGCCGGTAGTTTTAGTCTATCATGGTGGAGGTGGAAACCCGGTTCAACAGCGTGGTGACTCACAAATGGATAAAGTTAG from bacterium includes the following:
- a CDS encoding type II toxin-antitoxin system HicB family antitoxin, which codes for MHNEFNAIVEKDGEWFIAYCPEISGANGQGRTKEECLQSLSDAIQLILEDRREDVLRGIPADATQEMVSVG